In Trifolium pratense cultivar HEN17-A07 linkage group LG7, ARS_RC_1.1, whole genome shotgun sequence, a genomic segment contains:
- the LOC123895333 gene encoding GPN-loop GTPase QQT1-like → MVFGQVVVGPPGSGKTTYCNGMSQFLTLIGRKVAIVNLDPANDSLPYDCAVNIEDLVKLSDVMIEHSLGPNGGLVYCMDYLEKNIDWLEEKLKPLLKDHYLLFDFPGQVELFFLHSNAKNVIMRLIKKLSLRLTAVHLVDAHLCSDPGKYISALLLSLSTMLHLELPHINVLSKIDLIESYGKLAFNLDFYTDVQDLSYLQHSLDKDPHSAKYRKLTKELCEVVEHYSLVNFTTLDIQDKESVGNLVKLIDKTNGYIFAGIDASAVEFSKIAMGAPDWDYYRVAAVQEKYMKDDENSNDD, encoded by the exons ATGGTGTTTGGTCAAGTAGTGGTTGGTCCTCCTGGCTCTGGGAAAACAACTTACTGTAATGGCATGTCTCAGTTTCTAACTCTAATTGGAAG GAAGGTTGCTATTGTCAATTTGGATCCAGCTAATGATTCATTACC atATGACTGTGCTGTGAACATTGAGGATCTTGTGAAACTTAGTGATGTCATGATAGAACACTCTCTTGGTCCTAATGGGG GTCTTGTATACTGTATGGATTATCTAGAGAAAAATATTGATTGGttggaagaaaaattgaaacCTCTTCTGAAAG ATCATTATTTACTCTTTGATTTTCCTGGCCAAGTGgaactattttttcttcattcaaaTGCCAAGAATGTCATCATGAGGCTCATAAAGAAATTAAGTTTAAGG TTAACGGCAGTGCATTTGGTTGATGCTCATCTTTGCAGTGACCCTGGGAAGTACATCAGTGCATTGCTTCTATCCTTATCCACAATGCTACATCTAGAACTCCCCCACATAAATGTCTTGtcaaaaattgatttaattgAGAGCTACGGAAAGCTAG CCTTCAACCTTGATTTTTATACAGATGTGCAAGACTTGTCATATTTGCAACACAGTCTTGATAAAGATCCTCACTCTGCTAAGTACAG AAAGCTCACAAAGGAATTGTGTGAAGTCGTTGAACACTACAGTCTTGTGAACTTTACAACCTTAGATATTCAG gacAAAGAGAGTGTAGGGAATTTAGTGAAGCTGATAGACAAAACCAATGGGTATATATTTGCTGGCATAGATGCAAGTGCAGTTGAGTTTAGCAAGATTGCTATGGGAGCTCCTGATTGGGATTATTATAG AGTTGCAGCTGTGCAAGAGAAGTACATGAAGGATGATGAAAATAGTAATGATGATTGA